One Mus musculus strain C57BL/6J chromosome 2, GRCm38.p6 C57BL/6J genomic window, GAACCAAACAGAAACATCACAACAAGAACATGAGAGCTACAAGTGGACAGAGCTTTCTGCAGGGCAGCAACTGAGTGCATGTGGGCTATAACAATACCTATGCGAACATAGGagccaaaaataaagaaaatggggcTTACCACCACAGCTACACCCTCAGTGAAGATTAACATTTCATTGACCACTGGTCGAGTACAGGAGAGCTTCAGTAGAGGAGTGATGTCACAAAAGAAATGGGTGACCTTGTTGCCACAGAAGGTTAAACGAGTGACCAACACACTGTACAGGAGACTGTTAAGGCTGACCACCACCCATGAGGTCAATGTTATTCGCAGACAGAGGCTATGGCTGACAATGGAAGAATATCTTAAAGGGTCACAGATGGCAACATAGCGGTCATATGCCATTGCACCAAGCAAGTGAACTTCCATACTGCCCACTGTCATAAAGGAAAAGAGCTGTGTCATGCAGCAGTTATAGGAAATGGTTCTGTTTACAGAAAGTGTGTGCACCAGCATCTGGGGAACAATGATAGTTGTTAGAGATATGTCAATCAAGGAAAGCTGACTGAGAAGGAAGTACATGGGGGTATGAAGCTTGGGGTCTGAGCAAGCAACAAGCACTAGTAGGGTATTGCCCAAAACTGCCATCAGGTACATGATAAGGACAACTCCAAAAATAACTGGCTGCATCTCTGGCTGGCTGGACAATCCCAACAACACAAATTCAGTCACTTCTGTCCTGTTTTTAGTAGCCATAAATCGTGCCCTACATCACCTGTAAAAAGGGAAGAAGATCAGAGCTGGAAAAGAAGAAGATATCAGAGCCCAGCCATATCACAGGTATCTGCATCCCAGATTGGGTAACTGGGGAACTTGTGAAACCTgtgctttttaattaaaaatcatcataaacatttaaaaaaaatgttaagccACTCTCTGGAGTGAAGATATTCTTCTCACTTTAAGCACCAAGAAACTCAGTTTTGTTCTTCTGATAACTGTGTTGCATAAAATCAACTAAACTTACTCAAGGTGTGAACAGATGTAAGTAAGATaagctctgattttttttagtGGCTATTTTCCTCACAGAATTTGATTCTCACACCTTTTCAAATCAAAATTTCAGTATAAATGGATCAAGAGGAATACCAGCCTTTGCATGCTGCTGTACAAATAGACATTTTGATAATGTAATAGATTTATAACTATTTAGTCTTAGCTCCTCAGTGGTCTGTACTTTTATGCCTCTGAATAATATGTTgctattttatatatacacacttgACATTTGTGTTTAATCAAATTAAGATCTCTTTTAGccttcttttaaaacattaaaaattatctttttagaatattttactctttccctttcctcaattttaataataattttagctATCTGATTTTATCTGATTCATTCATAAAACTTGAAATAATGTAACAATGGTAGCAGACATTCTCAGACTTTGAATGTCAAGAATATTTTCATGTTCCAATAATTAGTACCTGATAGTTAAAACTATAACTATTTATTTCTTATCTAAAATCAGTTTTACTAAGCTTCGTCTAGTCAGCCTTCCAATCCTTTTCAAAGTTTCTTCCTGGTATTATTTTAGAATGTTTATCCTATGTATCTCTGAATTCTATAACATTGCTTCATGTAGTAGTATTCCCGTGATGAGTCAATATGAGAATGTGTTAATCTAGAGATTAAGTCTAAATTTAATCTTCAATTCTGAGAAAGTTTCTcataaaaatgtttcttaatttttctCCTTATTATGTGTTTGGAAACCCTTGGAAATTGGGTCTTATGCTTCTTTGACTTATATTTCTGTctaaatttttttcaggtgtgCCCTGGATTATATTCCTAAAATTGACACTTACGTTGTTCTTGAAATGCTATTCTTTTTCTCATGAGCTCATTgttcaatttcttcctttattgttCCACACTACTTTAGTATGAGAACAGTTCTAGAAGTACACATTTTTgagttttaacttttatttaaattttttcattagtGAGCACAGTTTTAGTTTCATTATGGTCTCaggtatatatccaaaagattctAAATCTTACCACAGAGGTTCCCACACATCCATTCTtcttgctgctctattcacaatagcaaaTATATGGAAACAGTCTAAATATCCATAAAAATCGAGGGTTAGTAAAAATGTCATCTGCATTCACAATTGAATTTTATTTAGCTATAAAGAAAGGTGACATTGAGAATACATGTCTTGTATTACCCTATATAGCTTGAATGATTGGTTTCTTCTTGTGTCAGTTACATAGTTTTGTAaatattgggtattttcttttatgatgctGGTTTGTCACTTTTGTACCTTCATTTTGCTTGTTCTAAGAACTCTTGCCTATATTCTACTTGTCCCAACTAAAAATGAGGGCTTTCTCTGAGATATAACACTCAAATTAATAGCCATAAGTTTTTCACTTTAGAGAAAATTTTCAAGTTTCAATTGGGAAAAGATAATAAGCTATTAAATCTGAACTTTAAAGTAGAGAGAAAATTACACACACAGTACCTGGTGGGTTTGTACTGTTGTCAGCATGCATATCCACAgctttttcccctttctctctattTACTCACCTTCCTCCTGGCCTGGCTACTTCCAGCATGGAGTCTTTTCTAGAAGGTAATCTCTTCCACTTCAATCCTTTGATTGTATGCTAAGCATGTGGTTATGTTATTAACATGTTATCTCTTAAAAATCCACATTTGataatgattttcattttttttacttaGTATTATATATTTTGCCCTGTGTTTCATTGAGATCCCTaaacaaaaacagataaaaatgCAACACCAAAGCCATCTCAACTATAGCTGATTCATTGAAGTAACTGACTCTACCGCAGGAAATCAATCGCAAAGAGATTATATGTACAAGTCTATCAGTCAGGGATCTTTGTTTTGAAtaacttaaaaaattatttgcCTTTTAAACTCTTAGATATCGGGAAATGCTTACATTGTAATTCATCAGAAAGATACTCATCTCACTGTGCTGAAGCTTCTGTTGGCATCTCACACTTTTCCTAAGTTCATCCCCATTTGCTTGTTTGGACTTTGTTTTTCCTATATCTTCTGATTAATACACTCAGACCATCTTTAATTAATGGAACTTATCTATAAAGTAAAAGTTGGAATGTCCAAGAAAACTTACATTTTATGTTTACtcttttgtcttcatttcttcctttatcttTCCACATCAGTGAATGGAGTTCAAACTATAAATTATCATGATgcaatgactctttttttttctttcaaaagaaagCCACACAAATGTCAACACGGAGGTGTAGATGGGAATGAAAGAAAGTACAAGAAGAAAAGGATATGAACTCATTTTCTCCATGATGACATGGTAAATGATCAGTCTTCAAGAAAAAAAGCTGCCAAACTGTTGTTTGTCCCTAATTAAGATAAAAAATGTAATAGCAAAGTGTTCATTTTAtgttaaacaaagcaaaactatgTTCTAAAGTAGGATCATATAATACAGATCACTCATATTAGTAAGAATAAGAAGCAGTAATCTTGTTCTTGTGAGCCAGTTTCATGGATTCATCTTGGTACTCTCGCTACTTTACAGCCTCATCATCATGTCCatcagatcctgagttcaatacgTTCCACTCAGGAAACctggagagaaggaagatgagagagtgagacagacagacagactgcaggACAGGCAGATGGATAGACAAGCAGCCAAAACCATATAGATTGCACTGGAAGATCTCAAgtcaataagtaaacaaacatgaAAATGGATAAATAGAATCCCTGGAAACACACTTAAGAATATCTGATCTCAGCGCCAATCCcttacactattaatgatactctgttgtgtTGCAGACAGGAGACTAGCATAATTGTCCTTTGAGAAGGtctacctagcagctgactgaaacagatacagattCCCATAGCCAAACTTTGGACAAAGGTCAGGacttcttatggaagagttggtgtcttagtcagggtttctattcctgcacaagcatcatgaccaagaagcaagttggggaggaaagggtttactcggcttacacttccatactgctgttcatcaccaaaggaagtcaggactggaactcaagcaggtcagggagcaggaactgatgcagaggccatggagggatgttctttactggcttgcttcccctggcttgctcagcctgctctcttatagaaccaagattaccagcccagagatggtcccacccacaaggggcctttcccccttgatcgctaattgagaaaatgccttacagttgtatctcatggaggcatttcctcaactgaagctcctttttctgtgataactccagctgtgtcaagttgacacaaaactagccagtacagttgatGTAAGAATTGAAGGCTCTGAGGgggtaggaactccacaggaaggccaacagagtcaactaaccttgtcccttggcagctctcagagactaagccaccaatcaaagagcatacatgggcaggACTGGGACCCCTGACACATAAGGGTGCCCTGTCTGGACagggtgggagaggatgcacctaaccctgcagAAATGATATCCAAGGGGGCTACCCTTTCAGAAGTGAGAGGGACAGGTGAGGGGGTAGGAACTCTGTGAGGGGGGACTGCTGAGAGGGTGAGTagcatttgagatataaataaataaatatataaatttttaaaaatatatttatataaatgatagTTGCCACTACCTGCAAAAAAATCTCTTAATACATATCTAGTGCTGTGAGAATAACTAGAGTCATAGAGGAGAAACAGTGAGAGGGTCCATCTAACTCAATTGTCTTCTGCTCTATTTTTATGaaagcatctctttttttttagaaaaaaaatattttcatattatttgaGTTTAGTATTTAcctcttttaatattctgtttatATTCATTCCTTAgagtttatatattttgttacatattttcagatatattttctttcttttatattagatattttctttatatacatttcaaatgctatcttgaaagttccctataccctcctatacaccctgctcccctacctacccactcccacattttttggccctggctttcccctgtactggggcatataaagtttgcaataccaaggggcctctcttcccagtgatagccaactaggccatcttctgctacatatgcagctagagacatgagctctgggggtactggttagttcatattgttgttccacctatagggttgcagacctcttcagttccttgggtgctttttctagcttctccattgggggtcctgtgttctatcttatagatgactgtgagtatctacttctgtatttgtcaggcactggcataacctcatacgagatagctataccagggtccctttagcaaaatcttgctggcatatgcaatagtgtctgggtttggtggctgatacaATATATCTCTACTGTTCTGTTTGTATCTGAACATTATGCAAGGGATCTCTTTGGTACCTTATTGATCACAATTCTCTTTTGCTGATTATTCTGGCTGATTCTGTGATgtataactaaaatcttcttttgtTATTGTCTCAAAAATAGACCCTCCAAATGCTCACGAAATGAATTACAACTTCTGTCACATACTTCTAGGATTCAAGGATGATGAAATGTTTCTCTATATATACTCTACTTGATTCCATCATTGCTTACTCCATATCAACACTCATTCTTCACTCCAAAGCTCATTGGTGGCATAACTGATAATTCCTTCATCTTCTCTCTTGACTCTAATATTGTACCTCATTCTATTTTCTTTGGTCTTCTTTGTACAAATATAAAGATGTTttctataaaattaatataatttatttctagCTGCCTCATTCccctttattttaagacagggaaTATAATTTTAGCCTCGTTTTTCCTTTATATCTAACATTGTACACCAAGATAAATGTCTAGGCAGATGTATATTCCTCCTATATAGCCCCATTTTTATCACTTTTCATAAAAGATTTCTGAAGGGCCGGTAACTGTAATGAAGCAAGGTCATGTGACATATACTCATTCTGGGATTCTACTAACCCCAGGAGGTTCCAACTGTGCTCAGATAAAGTAATAATGTAACTAATTTCAAAGGAATCACTCTAAATAACACTCCTAGAATTTAGAAAATTTTGTCTCCCTCCTACCCACTCCATACTGTTCCCACAGCTCTAAGTTGATTTGATTTCTGTTATAATAAACTGCTCTAATGCACACAAATAGCTGCTAAAGTTACAAAAAAAGTGACAGCCAGACATCTCATGTCTTGCTGAGACAACCACAGACCTATGCTGGAGCTATCTTATTAGAAAGACTACATGTCAATCTTATAGAACTTTTACCTAAcagaaatacattgtataaattaATACACTATGTTGAAATATAGGGATAAAAGACAAATCAAGAAtagaaaattattaaagaaagtaACACTGTTCCTTCCACAAATAAATTTCAATATATTAGGGGATGGAGAAAGGATAAATGTGGAAGAAAATGTTGAATATTATTGTAAGGAACTAACTTCAGCTAGTGAAACTTACAGGGATCCTGATTTTTAACTGTTaaaaaattcttcactaaccccacatccaactgaaggctaatatccaaaatatataaagaactcaagaagctaaccaccaaaaaaaaccccaaacaacacaATCAAAAATGGAC contains:
- the Olfr361 gene encoding olfactory receptor 361, encoding MATKNRTEVTEFVLLGLSSQPEMQPVIFGVVLIMYLMAVLGNTLLVLVACSDPKLHTPMYFLLSQLSLIDISLTTIIVPQMLVHTLSVNRTISYNCCMTQLFSFMTVGSMEVHLLGAMAYDRYVAICDPLRYSSIVSHSLCLRITLTSWVVVSLNSLLYSVLVTRLTFCGNKVTHFFCDITPLLKLSCTRPVVNEMLIFTEGVAVVVSPIFFIFGSYVRIGIVIAHMHSVAALQKALSTCSSHVLVVMFLFGSLVHMYLKPSSSYNLEQDRQVAIFYTLISPMLNPLIYSLRNQEVKGALWRLFRKLYLRQCPAWISHNTCQ